AAACCTGAGACAGATCGGTACGGCCGTTCAGCTCTATGTAAACGAAAACTCCGGCTACCTGCCGGGGCCATCATGGTCGGCGATCTCGGTGCAGTACAGCCCCCGTGCTGATATTCAAAACACCACTTACGGGATCCGCTATAATCTGTTTACGCACTTGGTCCCTTATTTAAGTCACCTTTCGCAGACAGGTGCCCGTACCTACGAGGAACTCGCGTGTCCGGGCTGGCGGAGGGAAGCCACTGACTTAACCAAGCCCTGCTACATCGCCCAAGACACCTTGCGCGATAGTAAGGGCGTTACTTTCCGCCCATGGGGTAATGCGGGATCCGGTGAGGCGCCGAGCGAATCCGTTTACCAGATCGAGTCGCCGTCCAGCACATGGGCAATCCGCGATGTGGATAAAGGTAATTTCTCGAATACATCCTCCTCTTACTATTCCAGTTTGCCGGACAGGCCTGTTCATGGTGATCACCGGAATGTCCTCTACTTCGACTGGCATGTTGGCTCAGTGGATGCAGACTAAGCCTACTCCTTGAATACGAAAATTTGAATCCATGACCTGCGCTAAAACTTATCCCTCATTCTTCTATTTGAAACGTGTGCTGATGGCTGGTCTGATGCTGGCTGGCACCACTATGCTGCATGCCTCTGACGATCTGATCGAGAACGGCACTTTCGAGCACGGAAAGAGCAATTGGCGTATCTATATCCCTGACGGTAATGATGGGGTCGGCGCGCAGTTCGACATCACGCAGGAAGCACAGGACGGCGTTGTTTCTTCCGTAGCCTGTCTCAAGTCGACAGAGACAGCCCGCTTTTGCATCAGCCAAAAGAAAACACCTACGCTGGAACCGGGGCGGTATCGCCTCCAGGCTCGTGTACGTGCCGGGGATGACTTTGAGCCTAAGAAATGGACGCCGGGTTTTGTGGTGCGGCTGACGCAGAAGTTCAAGGATGGACGCAAACCCGTTCACGTCTTTGTTAACTGGAAAGGACAAAAATCCACTTCGATCAAATTCCCGGGTCAAGACCCTCTGCCAACGTCATGGACGACGATAGAGGTCGTGCTTGGTGTCGATGATACTACTCGCGACGTTAGCCTCGACTTCTTTATCTGGGAGGGGAAGGGGAGCGTTTATCTGGATGATGTTTCGCTGGTTCGCCTCGACTAGTTGGATTTTACCATGTTTGCCATGAAAACCCCCATCTCCTACATGTGTCTGACCGTTGTCTCTTTGTTGATTACGGCTGCCTGCTCAAGGCCATCCGTGGAGGTGCCTGCCTCCTCTGAAGGCGCGGCTTCCTCAGTCGCTATCGATAATGCTTCGGCAGATGTGTCCTCCCAGGTTCCGCTCTTGCTCTCGGGCGAACGGCTCTCTCATATCCGCGAGCAGGCTCGTCAGGACCCCTTGCTGGAGGAGGTGCTGGAAATGTTGCGATCGGTGGGTGAGGCTAACCTTGAAGAGCCGCCGATTGGCCCCCTGGAAAAATCGCCGGAGTTGCAGCAATGCCGTCGCGCTTCCAGCCGTTTGCTGACGAATGCCTTTCTCTATCGACTGGATGGCGATGAGCGCTACCTCTACCGCACGCGTGAGAACCTGTTGCAGGTCTGCGACTGGCCGGACTGGAACCCCCGCAAATTTCTCTGTGAGGGTGAGACGGCCTTTGCCGTAGCCGTTACGTATTCGTGGATCGCAGACAAGCTGTCGGAAGAAGACGCGGCCACCATCAAGGCTGCGCTCTACGACAATCTTCTCAGGGATGCCCCGCAGTATTACTCGCGTACGCCGATCAAGGGGCTGAACTGGCACGCTTTCGGAGAGAGTGCCAAGACCATCAATAACTGGAACTTTATCTGTAACGCGGGCTTCCTCGCCGCGGCGATTGTTTTGCAGAGTGATTACCCCGAGCTGTCGGGGCAGGTGATTACGGATGTGGGAGAATCGTTGCCGCTGGCAATGGTCAACTACGCGCCGGATGGTATCTGGCCAGAGGGCCCCGTGTACTGGCACTATGGGACGGGCTATCTGGTCAATACTCTTGAGTTGCTTCATCAACAGGGCGGCCAGGCGGCTGTCGTCGAGGAGAAGCTGGTGCAGATGTCGGGCTTTGCCAACACGCTGGACTACATCCTCAATGCTTTTGGCCCGAGCGGAGTGGCATTTAATTATGCCGACTGTAAGCCCGTGCCGGAGTATCGTGGCAATATCTTTAACCATCTGTGGCTGGCCAAACGCTTTCAGCGTAGCGATACGCTGCCACTGCTCAGGGACATCGTCAAAAAACGGCTCGATGCCTCTACGGGTATGGATTGGTCCCGGGATGGTCGCCCGCTACTCTTTTCGGCACTGTATTTCCCGAGCGAGCAGAAGCAGGGGGCCGAAACACAACTGCCGCTGGATATCTTTATGGATGGAAACACCGAGTTGGTGGTCATGCGCTCGGACGATGGGCCTGAGCCGATGTGGGCTGCTCTCAAGGGCGGGTTTAATGGACTGCCTCACGGGCATCTCGACCTGGGCTCATTTGTGCTGGAGTCGCAGGGCGTACGCTGGGCTCAGGATCTCGGCCCAGAGGCTTATCTGCCCGGCTATTGGCAGGACCAAAACGGCGGCTCGCGTTGGGAGTTTTACCGGACGAATAATCGCAGCCACAGCACGCTGACACTGGGTGATGCACTACAGGATGCTAACGCACAGGCAGAGGTCGTGGAATTCTCCTCAATGCCGGATGAAGTCTCGGCTACGATTGATCTGTCGGCGGTTTATCCGGGGCAGGTAGACAGCCTGACGCGTACGCTCACGATGTGGCGATCTGCGAGTGACGATGATAATTCACCACCTGAGTTGCTGGTCGAAGATACCTTCGAGGGGCTGAGAGGTGGCACAGAAGTGACGTGGCGTATGATGACGCAGGCTCAGGCTCGTATTGCGGAGGATGGCCGATCAGTCGTCTTGGAGCAGGCAGGAAAGTCGTTGCGGCTGGAAATCGTTGAAGGCGATGCCTCCGCGCAGTTTTCGCTGCGTCCGGCCATCCCACCGACCATGCTTGAAGATCCCAATGAGGGCTATTCTGAGTTGCTTATTAAGTGGACGCCGACCGAGGATAACGAAGTGCTCGGTGTGAGCATCCGGTAGTCATTCAATCGATTGTTTTGGTTTAGGGATGTGCTTTTCAAAAGTAGTCCGGGGCGTGCTATCTGTAGCCGCGGTGCCACTCATCCCGTCTGCCTTGTCGGGTGACATTTACGAGGTCGGCGGTCGCGATTATTGTGTGGAGTGGAGGCTGAATGAGACCTTTGACTCGGATGGCTGGGCGAGTCGTTGGACGGTGGAAAGCCAGGGTTCAACGGTCGTTGCCGAGGAGGGGATGCTACGTATTCGCCGTAACGGTGTTGATAAGGCGACGGGAGGGGTGACGGTGTGGTACGATGAGGATTTGCCGAAAAATGTTCTCATCGTCGTCGATGCCTCAACGGCACCGGGAGATCATGCCTGTAATCTGAACTTCTTCATCCATGCAAGCGAAGCTGACGGTAGCCCACTGATCTATGGGCGCAGTGCTGAGTATAAACTATACCATGAGATTCCGAACTACCTCTTTACGCTGACGGGAGGGTTTATGGACGGGTGGGCTCGGGGTCGCCGTAATCCGGGCTTTGTGCTGGTGCACGAAGACAAAAGTATCCGCGTTGAATCGGGCCAGCGCTACGAGATCACCATAGTTGTCGATGACGGCCAACTGAGCTATTACCTGAATGGAAAGTTGATTCACCGCTACGTGGATGAGGATCCTCTTCCGGGAGGGCGTTTGGGTCTAAGAAGTTGGTTTTCGGATATAGACTTCGATCGGATACGGATCGCAGCCATCGTAGAATAAGGGCAGTATTCAGATCTAAAAACTTGGTACAACTGCTATTCATCACTCCGATGCCCAACGTAAAAGCTCGGAGTTCTCCTTCTCCAAGTCGCGTAGCCTCACGTCCAAGCCGCCATACTTCCGCTTGTAGCGGTGATACGTCGCCCGTGCTCGCGGCAGGCTTCTTCTAAGTTTAGAGCTTCGCTTGCGCGAAGGGTACGGATAATCTCTTCGGTGCTTCGTCTTCCTCGTTTCATCCTCGAATATCTGTCATTTGACAGAAAATCATTTCATTAACAATGGACCGGTTTTGAGAGGCTCAGACATGGTTTCCTGGATGCCCTGGATGCGGCAGCTTTCGTTGATGGAGAATAAGTGGTCGGGAGCTGGTAGGGGAGAGAGGAAGTAACCCTGTATTCGCTATCATGAAACGACATATCATCGGGCACATAACAGCCCTCTGCGCCGACTTTTTTGACCTCGTTGGCGTAAATCACGCAGAAAACAAAAACGAACGTGCACCTGGAGTACCCTGAAATCCGGGGGAGGGGATCGATTTGGGGTCAAATCCTAGTGGGCTTAGAAAAGGTATTTATTTCTTAAATTGCTTATTGATAGGTGTTTAAGTAGTTTTTTCTTGTTATGCTGTGTTTGGGCGAGTGTTTTCGCTTACTAATATTTAGCAAAAAATTATGCGCAAAATTCTACTAAGGGGTGAATTGCGGGCGATAAGTAGGTGTTATTGACGCTTAATAGTAACTATTTTTCCCAAAAACAGGCCTTATTATTCTTATTGCTACTAAGACTGACCTTATTGGGAATCGGTTTTGAGAGGTAGCCCGACGAGGGGGTGGGGCGTTTTTTGAGGAGGGCTGAAATGTGTCCCCCCTGAGGGATATTCAGGTGTAAACTATGGTTGTCATTGAGGCTATGTTAAATGCCCACATTCAGAATATGACTATTTATTATTGTTTTAGAATGTGCTCAGTCCTATGAAATTTAGGCAGGAATATGGATTGATGAGCGTTACTAGTGCAGTACACTCATGGCACATTACTGCACAGTTAGACTTGAGGCCCGCCTCATGGC
This genomic interval from Ruficoccus sp. ZRK36 contains the following:
- a CDS encoding type II secretion system protein, which gives rise to MLSTRRYPLWRGFTLIELLAVIAIMAVLMAILIPMGRSVRAAADDAGCASNLRQIGTAVQLYVNENSGYLPGPSWSAISVQYSPRADIQNTTYGIRYNLFTHLVPYLSHLSQTGARTYEELACPGWRREATDLTKPCYIAQDTLRDSKGVTFRPWGNAGSGEAPSESVYQIESPSSTWAIRDVDKGNFSNTSSSYYSSLPDRPVHGDHRNVLYFDWHVGSVDAD
- a CDS encoding heparinase II/III family protein; protein product: MKTPISYMCLTVVSLLITAACSRPSVEVPASSEGAASSVAIDNASADVSSQVPLLLSGERLSHIREQARQDPLLEEVLEMLRSVGEANLEEPPIGPLEKSPELQQCRRASSRLLTNAFLYRLDGDERYLYRTRENLLQVCDWPDWNPRKFLCEGETAFAVAVTYSWIADKLSEEDAATIKAALYDNLLRDAPQYYSRTPIKGLNWHAFGESAKTINNWNFICNAGFLAAAIVLQSDYPELSGQVITDVGESLPLAMVNYAPDGIWPEGPVYWHYGTGYLVNTLELLHQQGGQAAVVEEKLVQMSGFANTLDYILNAFGPSGVAFNYADCKPVPEYRGNIFNHLWLAKRFQRSDTLPLLRDIVKKRLDASTGMDWSRDGRPLLFSALYFPSEQKQGAETQLPLDIFMDGNTELVVMRSDDGPEPMWAALKGGFNGLPHGHLDLGSFVLESQGVRWAQDLGPEAYLPGYWQDQNGGSRWEFYRTNNRSHSTLTLGDALQDANAQAEVVEFSSMPDEVSATIDLSAVYPGQVDSLTRTLTMWRSASDDDNSPPELLVEDTFEGLRGGTEVTWRMMTQAQARIAEDGRSVVLEQAGKSLRLEIVEGDASAQFSLRPAIPPTMLEDPNEGYSELLIKWTPTEDNEVLGVSIR
- a CDS encoding DUF6250 domain-containing protein encodes the protein MLSVAAVPLIPSALSGDIYEVGGRDYCVEWRLNETFDSDGWASRWTVESQGSTVVAEEGMLRIRRNGVDKATGGVTVWYDEDLPKNVLIVVDASTAPGDHACNLNFFIHASEADGSPLIYGRSAEYKLYHEIPNYLFTLTGGFMDGWARGRRNPGFVLVHEDKSIRVESGQRYEITIVVDDGQLSYYLNGKLIHRYVDEDPLPGGRLGLRSWFSDIDFDRIRIAAIVE